The sequence GCTCATTACTCACGACGGCCGCTGAGAAACACGGCATTCGTGTCAGTCTCAAAATCGGTGCTGCACGTGATTTAGAGGGAGAGGAAACCCCTGAGCAGGAGCAACAACGCGAAGCTGCCGCTGCTGGTTGTTGAGGCGGGACCTTGACGAATTTTCGTCCTGTTATTTTGATCCCCAGCGGTTGCAGAAAGCACCGCGCCGCATTATCCCCAGCGTTCCTTTTCATGTCGCTGACTCTTCACGATACTCTCTCTCGCTCCTCACGCACCATCACACCTTTGGATGGTAAGACACTGCGCTTCTACTGCTGCGGCCCTACGGTTTACGGTCCGGCCCATATTGGCAATTTCCGTACCTTTGTCGCTCAGGATGTTTTTCGGCGGGTTATCGAGCAAGGCGGCCTCGCAACCTTGCACGTGCGCAATCTCACGGATGTGGATGATAAGACAATTCGCGATTCTCAAAAAGCTGGCCAGAGCCTCACCGACTTCACCCGTTATTGGACGGAGAAGTTTCATGCCGATTGCGCAGCCTTGAATCTTTTGCCACCTCATGTGGAGCCGAGCGCCGTGGCTCATATTCCGCATCAGATCCGCATGATCGAGACGCTCATTGAGCGCGGTCATGCTTACGCCACTCCGGATGGCAGTGTTTATTTTAAAGTCGCCTCCTTCGCGGATTATGGTCGCCTTTCTCATTTGGAAGATCGCGAACTCAAGCTCGGGGCCTCTAGCGCTGCCAGTGCGACAGATAGTGACGAATACACTAAAGATTCCTTGGCGGATTTCGCTCTTTGGAAAGGCAAAAAGACGGAAGATGGCCCAAACCATTGGTCCAGTCCCTGGGGCGAAGGCCGTCCGGGTTGGCACTTGGAGTGCAGTGCCATGTCTCTGGAGTATCTTGGAGAAGACTTTGATGTTCATGGCGGTGGGGTGGATCTCATCTTTCCGCACCATGAGAATGAGATCGCTCAAAGTTGCTGCGCTACCCACGGCAAATTTGCCCGTCATTGGTTTCACGTTACCCACCTCATGGTGGACGGCGGGAAGATGAGCAAGAGTCTTGGAAATCTCTATACCCTGGAAGATCTCGGTGCGCGTGGTTATACTCCCGCAGAAGTCCGGTATGTACTCATCAGTGGACATTATCGCACGCCTTTGAATTTCACGCTGCATTCCCTGGATGCAGCCCGCCAGGCTCTTCAAAAGTTGGCCAAGTTTGATAAAGTTCTGCGTGAAATCAGTGGCCGGGTGGGGGATGTGCAGGGCTCTGCGCCAAGTCTATTTGCGAAAGCTTGGGGAACGTTGAATGAGGACCTGAACGTCCCCGGTGCGTTGGGCGATATTTTCGGTGCCATCAATAAGACGAAGCCTTCGTCTTTGTCCAAGGACGAAGCTACAGCCGCACTTGAAGGGTTCCACTTTTTGCTCCGTGCTCTTGGCTTACAGTTCCCTGACCTGATGGATGAAGTTGCTGCGGAGGTTCCTGCCGATATTGCCGAGTTGGCAGAAAAACGCTGGCAGGCTAAACAGTCCAAAGATTGGGCTGCTGCCGATGTTCTGCGCAAAGAACTCGATGCTGCGGGCTGGATCATTAAAGACAGCAAAGACGGCTACCAGGTGCTGCCGAAGTGACCTTAGCGCTGAATGTTTGATGGAAAGATCAACCTAGAATGGGCGCATGGAGCTATAGCAATCACGAAAAGGATTTCCTGATGGAGCAGACTGAATCGGTCTGAGGGGTGAGTCATGACCTCATTGAGCGCTAGGCTGATCTATTCCTTGAGCTCTGGCTAGTGCGCGCGATTCAGTCCGTGAAGAAGTCCGCTTTGAGCCTTAACCACAGCCTCTTAATGGGATTGAGGTCCGGGCTGTATGGCGGTAAAAACAGCACTTCGAAATGGTGCCAACGCAGACTTTTGACCTTGTGCCAGGTCGCATTGTCGAGCACCAGCACCCGACGTACCCCTTCCTACAAAGGCACGCTTTTGGCCAGCTCATTCAGCCAGCATTTGAAAACCGCGCTGTCGAATCCGTCAAACACCAGGTGAAAGCTCTCCCCGCTAGCAGGGCACACCGCCCCGACCACACTTCGCCGCAGATGTTCGCCCAAGTGCGGAACCTTCGGCTTGCTGCCTGGCTGCATCCGCCTGCGTCTTGGCCGAGGATCTCCTTCCACGCCTAGATCCTGGGCCTGACTTTTGATCTTTACTTCAAAGGCCTGGTGCCGGGCTCCATGCTCAGGCTCATCCAGAAGCGGCAAAGGCCACTTGCGCGGCAACTGCGGATTGAAATCCAGATCATGGAGATGGCGGATGACGGTGTTATAGCCGAGCTCCACCTGGAGCTGTTCTTTGAGCACTGTGACGGAAGATCTCGCACACCTCCTAGCGAGTGAGGCCGTGTAACAGGCAGCGAATGGCGGAAAGCCGGATGTAAGCTGTGCTTGTTAGGGCAGTGTCCGTGGCCACCTGAATTTCCTCCAGGCTGGCGTTGTCACAGTTGGGGCTGACTTCCATAGGCTTCAAGGTTTCTCCAAACCACACTTCAGGTCTTTGTAGAGCGATTTGTTCCAACCTACATACCGGAAATTCTTTCCGTGATTTACTCTAGTCGATCCGTTTCATCTGCTTGTCCGGAAATAAGCCAGGCCACCCGCGAGTGCAGGCAGCCGTTCTAACTCTGTTACTGTGATCGCAAAGTTTGTTCGGCGCTTCTACCACACCCACGCGTGCACAGTAGGCACGGTGCTACCGATCTTTTTCAGGATGGCTCCAAGGCGGTGGCGACAAACTTATTGTCGCCACCGCCTCCTTCTGTACTAACATCAAAAAAGGGATCATTCTCCCTCTGCGTAAAAAGCTCCTGGCCCAATTTAACGCCATCTTGGGCGCTCATCCTCCCTGCCAATAAATCAGTATAAAGTCGATTTGTTTTGATAGCCAAAGAATGAAGCAAACTTGGTTTTAAACTGTCTTCATGTTGAGGCCATTTCTGAATACTCATTTTTTCATTCACCACATTGCTTAAAAAAGCATTTAATTTACTACTACCATCCAAAATTTCCAGATCGACCGCAGGGTGTTCAATATTGATCAATGATGCGATCCAAGCTGTCTTCCAGTAAGGCAAGTGCTCTTTGGAAGCTTGCAAAGGATTTAACTTTTCAAGTATTGATCTCCCTTCAAAAATCATTGAAACAGCATGCTTGAAAGGCTCTGTGGGGTTGTTGCCTTCACGCCAATGGTATAAACCTAAAAGATGATACCGCTCCACCAGATTGTTCAAAGTTGTAACTGCTAAGTCGTAGTCTTCTTCTTTGATGGCTCGTTTCCAACGAGAATGAGAGCCCTGTAATCTCTCTTCATAAAAAGAGATTCGTTCAATTGCATTCATTGCCATATAATTATTTTATTTTAATAGGACTAAACTTACAAGGATTTTCACTCACTGGAATCAGTCTCCAGAGGCTCTGACTGCCTTTTAAGGCTGCATAGCTCTCCAGTTTTTTATCTTCTTGCAAGTCAAGAAGCTGTTTAGCCAGTTGCTTGTGCGAGCCATCCCCTTCCTTGAGGTAGCTTTCGAGACGTTTTTGGTTGTAGTTGAGACTACCCTGCATGTTTCCTGTAGTATCCACGGCCAGTGACTCAAGCCCTTTCCCATGCTTGGCCTCCACGGCGGCGTAGGTGGGGGTGGTGACCAGGGCGAGTTCTCCGCTGGCGGTGCGGAAGATGAGATCCAGGCCCTGGTTCCCCCGGTAATGTAGGGACACGTTTTCAAGCTGGTAGCCGATGCGCTTCATCTGCTGGAAGGCGTGGACGATGCCCTGGGCTTCCTCATGCGTCTGTGCGCGGTTTACCATGTTTAGCAGGGCCTGGCGCTGGGGCTCGGGGCCGTAGTCTTCCAGCTTCCCGGGGAGCTCAAAGAGGGTGTCGCTGAGGGCGGGGTTTTCCAGCCGCCTTTGAAAGTCGGCCGGGGTGTAGATCTGGGTCATGCCGGGCTCCACAACGAGCCGACCGTCTGCACGCGCGCGGGCCACGGCCATGGCTGCTACTCTTCCAGTTCAGCCCAAACGTATGTGCCTCTCAGATGAACCGGCAAAGCACGCAAAAAGTCCTTTCCGTCTTTAGGGTAATAAACTTTCCCGATGCCTGTTATTCCTTCCTTTTCAGCGAAGTAAGTCTCCCTGACATCATCACACACCGCTCTGCCATTTTCATCTAAGGTCCAAGTTCCCATGTGTTCTGTTTTACCACCACTAGAATCAAAAATTTTTACTTTCATAAGTTATTCATTGATCTCGTAATCATACACTTGCCTGCTCATCTTAAAGTTTGGTGGAAGGTGAGAATTGATTTCTTCCAACACGAAATTGCCATAGGTTCCACGCATAAGCAAGGCTTTGGCTCGGGCAAAAAGCCCTGCAACTGCAGCATTCTCGAGATACGGTTCTAGATCTCTTTCTATCTCTGCCTGATGAGAGATCATATGGCGCAGCCGTTGCAGATTCTTTAGGCCTATCGAATGCATTTCCCGTGGGCCATTGTGCCGCTTTTTAAGCACGCCAGGATTCGCACTGAGGCAAAGTCCGTTATCAATTAACGCAAGTTCAATCACCTTGTTCTGATCGTTCACTCTGATCATGTAGTTACTCTGATGGCGGTCTGTTTCAAGCAGGAGATCTTCCAGCAGTTGCCAATCTTCGGCGATTTCATCTGTGACCAATTTGCGGGCATCAAAAAATGGATCTTTTAAGATAGCTGACATCTTTTTTCCTGTTAAAAAGCCTTCCTTCATCAACTGGGCGGATCCCTCTCCATTGATATTTTCAATACGGGCGGTGGGAGGGATCAATGAAATCGTGAGATGCTCAGCCACCAGGCTCGCGGCGATTTCGCGCCGCCACTGAGTGGAAGGCTCAATTCCAGCCCGAATTTTTTCACGTGATTGAAATTGTGCAGGCTTATAGATGAC comes from Prosthecobacter dejongeii and encodes:
- the cysS gene encoding cysteine--tRNA ligase; protein product: MSLTLHDTLSRSSRTITPLDGKTLRFYCCGPTVYGPAHIGNFRTFVAQDVFRRVIEQGGLATLHVRNLTDVDDKTIRDSQKAGQSLTDFTRYWTEKFHADCAALNLLPPHVEPSAVAHIPHQIRMIETLIERGHAYATPDGSVYFKVASFADYGRLSHLEDRELKLGASSAASATDSDEYTKDSLADFALWKGKKTEDGPNHWSSPWGEGRPGWHLECSAMSLEYLGEDFDVHGGGVDLIFPHHENEIAQSCCATHGKFARHWFHVTHLMVDGGKMSKSLGNLYTLEDLGARGYTPAEVRYVLISGHYRTPLNFTLHSLDAARQALQKLAKFDKVLREISGRVGDVQGSAPSLFAKAWGTLNEDLNVPGALGDIFGAINKTKPSSLSKDEATAALEGFHFLLRALGLQFPDLMDEVAAEVPADIAELAEKRWQAKQSKDWAAADVLRKELDAAGWIIKDSKDGYQVLPK
- a CDS encoding transposase, encoding MLVLDNATWHKVKSLRWHHFEVLFLPPYSPDLNPIKRLWLRLKADFFTD